Proteins from a genomic interval of Salvelinus sp. IW2-2015 unplaced genomic scaffold, ASM291031v2 Un_scaffold3520, whole genome shotgun sequence:
- the LOC112076024 gene encoding G-protein coupled receptor 20-like has product MEPAYTGMSLDNSTSTVMPMATSAGNTNVSREPYMHRLAHLDEGLYNDFYSLWICLVVVNTLIFMVGMVLNTLALYVFCFRTKPKTTSVIYTINLAVTDLLVNLSLPTRIILYYSGGKCLNCSYVHIFSYFVXMYCSILFLTSICVDRYLAIVQVEASRKWRNPNVAKGVCIFIWLFAIVVTYSFLTTAFRHAGCCVSKLFVLTVFEFFLPLVVIVVFTVRIMCALSNSSLMQQSRERRVRAVQLLTTVLVIFTICFTPFHVRQVLVYFYPDMPHHVIVYHVTVTLSSLNSCMDPIVYCFVTNNFQSSMRGFFRKAEAELEQTSGNIISMQNSSKGSGTVTAIAHSVMMNVLSSSSPQHGNHIALE; this is encoded by the coding sequence ATGGAGCCTGCCTATACTGGGATGTCACTGGATAACTCTACCTCAACAGTAATGCCCATGGCGACCTCTGCCGGCAACACCAATGTGAGCAGAGAGCCGTACATGCACCGCCTGGCCCATCTAGACGAGGGTCTCTACAATGACTTCTACAGCCTGTGGATCTGTCTGGTGGTGGTCAACACACTCATCTTCATGGTGGGAATGGTTCTCAACACCCTGGCCCTGTACGTGTTCTGCTTCCGTACCAAGCCCAAGACCACCTCAGTCATCTACACCATCAATCTGGCTGTCACAGACCTACTGGTTAACCTCTCCCTGCCCACACGTATCATTCTCTACTACAGTGGGGGAAAGTGCCTCAACTGCTCCTACGTGCATATATTCAGCTACTTTGTCAASATGTACTGCAGCATCCTCTTCCTCACCAGTATATGTGTGGACAGATACCTGGCCATAGTACAGGTTGAGGCCTCTAGGAAGTGGAGGAACCCTAACGTGGCCAAGGGGGTGTGCATTTTCATCTGGCTCTTCGCTATCGTGGTCACCTACTCCTTCCTCACCACGGCGTTCCGACACGCGGGCTGCTGCGTCTCCAAGCTCTTCGTCCTGACCGTCTTCGAGTTCTTCCTCCCCTTGGTCGTCATTGTGGTGTTCACCGTGCGCATCATGTGTGCCCTGTCCAACTCCAGTCTGatgcagcagagcagagagaggcgYGTGCGGGCCGTGCAGCTCCTCACCACTGTCCTGGTCATCTTCACCATCTGCTTCACCCCGTTCCACGTCAGGCAGGTGCTGGTGTACTTCTACCCCGACATGCCCCACCACGTCATTGTCTACCACGTCACCGTCACCCTCAGCAGCCTGAACAGCTGCATGGACCCCATCGTCTACTGCTTCGTCACCAACAACTTCCAGTCCAGCATGAGGGGCTTCTTCCGCAAGGCGGAGGCAGAGCTGGAGCAGACCAGTGGGAACATCATCAGCATGCAGAATAGCTCCAAGGGCTCGGGGACTGTCACGGCTATCGCTCACAGTGTGATGATGAacgtcctgtcctcctcctctccccagcaTGGGAACCACATAGCGTTAGAATGA